The genome window CCATGTTGCAATATAAAATGCaatcttatatattttatttattagggTTTTACTTATCTTAAAAAGTTTGGAAATAGAATATCTATTTTTGTAAACTTTAATatagtatgtatgtatacatatgtatatatatatatatatatatatatatatcttcaaatGTTAAGATCCTCCACATATGTtcttcccattaacttaatataaaaaataaaatatttaaattgttcTGAGTATTCTCCTTTTTACACTCAACCGGCAGAATAACTTAGTCTCAACAATAACATGTTtacgagaatatatatatatatatatatatatatatatatatatacttatacatcTGTTGTTTGCACATTTATGAGTATAGAAGCAGTATGCTGAAACCTAATGGTTGAGTCAATCAACTTGAGGTGCTGTTTGGCAAAAGAATAAGATAGCTTGATACAGATACCTTTTGCTTTCCCTGTACATAAATAACAAGACAGATTTGATCACCCTTTTACACAAGGAACAGCTTATGGTTTCTCAATATCATCTTATTTTAGTAAGATAATTCACTCCTCAAAATTTCTTTGAGATTATATCTTGAAAGAGCACAAGCTTGATCTTAAACTGGCATTGTGCTGTTTTGAGTTTGAATCTGTTGCTACAGTCTCTAACTTACAGACAAGAATGATCTCAAACATCTACATGTTCAGAACATTGTAATAAAATGGCTTGTACTTGCTGACAACAACTGGTTCAAGATTTAAGAGGGCATCACAAGTTGACACTGCTTTGAGGATTTGCTTTTTATACCACTGTAATCTTGGAAAATATCAGAGGTGCAAATTCTTGACATTATGTATTCATATGAAGTCAGTCTTGTAAAAGGGTGATGGCTTGACCATAAGAACACGCTGCTTCTTTCCAATCCAGGTAATCCAGATTGGATCTCTTGACACCACTTTGTAGCCTGCATTCGAGTACAACCTTTGAGCTCCAAAATCATCTTCATGAGCTCTCAATGCCAAGTAGCTGAACCCCCACAAAGCCGATAGCACATCGCAGGCTTTCAGCAGTACAGTTGCTATTTTTTGCCTCCTGCGATGTTGATTGAGATTAACCACACATGTCATTGTATTGAAACAAATAAATCAAAATGACAAGAGAACTTGGGGTTACATGTTGTTTTAAAAGGTACCAAATGGATTACATTAAAGAGTAAAAGTGCCATTGGCTTGCATGTTTTAGATTAAAAACTGTGAGGGTAGGGGTAAAAGAATGTAAGATCATCCAAAATGGGAAAATTCTACTTGTCATTTGTATTTCTATTCATCTTAGCATGGATCGACTCTCAATTTGCCAACTCATTGAGAACTACATAGGATAGAAATAATCTTCCATACTGTAATGTCAAAGTCCTTCCAGTGTACAGGCTCGAAAGTTCATAAAAAATCCCTTGACTAAAAGCTTTTAGTCCCTGCAGCATCTTTTATGCTACAGTTTTGCAGGCAACAAGATGTTCTTGCTTTCGACACCTAAATTTATTGCCAGACATCAAATTTCTTGTATGGCACTACAAGGAAATAAAATGAAGTTTGTATCTGGAAACAGATATTGATGTTGTAATCATCATAATACTCAGGCTGAGATATTTGCTCTTTTAATTACAATGCCAAAAGGATACAACAACTAGTCATAAACCGAAAAATATTGTGCTTTCACAATGCTCTTTAAAGTGAATGTCAGAAGCCATGAACTTCTTAGAAAGGGAAGATAGGAAGAAACAGAATAAAAGAAAAGATGAGCTATGAGCATTTTATAGTGATATATTCATAAAAAACTGTCATAAATGTACATGTCAAACTACTAATGGCAATTAGTGTGATGCTAAATAACTCCCACAAATATATCCTTTGTTATGAATGAATCATTCTTTGGAGCATCATGATGCAGCATGTTAGCATATCTCACAGTTAGTTTTTGGTCCAATAATACTGAACATTGTAGATACAGTATTCAACCTGCTGCAACATGAAAAGAAGGTAGGACCATGAGACTTCCAGTAATATTAATGTTCAATTAAATCGATGGATCTAAAGATTTTATATGTACCTAATATAAGAAATATTAAAGATTTTAAATGAATGCTAAATTATGTttgtttttaaaattaatatgtcAGTTCAGTTTCTCATGTAGCTTATATTACTATGCATGTTATTCTAAATGCCGTTATGTTTTAGAATGACAAAATTGTAGCATCATATCAGGCAGGCAAAGTAACATTTCAGCTACTACCTTCAAACACCAGGATACATGTCAAGctatcataaaaagaaaaattcaatTGAGCAATAATAAACTTAGAAGACAATGAGATTTTCATTTACCTAAACTTCGTTAGAACTGCTATTCCTGAAATATAGAGATACTCTTGTTCACCTTGGATATGGCAAAGAACATCTTCATCTCTCTGAACTGTGACATCAACAACCCCCACAATCTCCTTCAGTGGTTCCCAAAGTGAATTATGTGCACTAGCAGACTCTGCGACCAAACAAGCATACCTGCACAgttcaagaaaaattaaaatctttataatacttcatgATCGATAAACTGAGGCATTTTCCATTGCCATTGCACATTACATACTTGGATGTTTTAGTAAAATGCTTCTGAATTTAATTCCTCAAGAATGAATCCAGATGAAAATGAACATTATGTCAATTTGAATACTAGGAGCCAAAATAATGAGACTAGAGAAGCCTGTAGCTACTTAATTAAAATAATGCTACAGCATAACAAACTGgataaaaagagaaaataataTATCTGCTCGGACAAGATAATCATAGAATTAGTTAAATGTTAAACTGCAAATGCATTAATTGGATGTCCTACACTTTTCAAAACTAAGAATAAGGAGCTGATTCTTTTTTCCATATGACGAGCGATAATGTATCCTCAATAAGATGTCTCACTGAGCACAAAGAAACTAAACTTATGATACTCAATGTTTGCTTTCTATCTTTACCTAACACATGGTTGTTATTTTAGTACAATCCGGTTTGCCCTGCAGTAATAAATTAATAACAAGAAAATAACTTTTCCTGTAAACTGTGTGTGTTAAGATCAATGCTATCTAGAGTCAAAAATAGCAATAGATCAAGCCATAGCTCATTAAAATAGCATATCTTAAAGAGTGTCTTCTGTAGCTATTTGCCAGATTCCAACTATTGTCTATGACATGACATTCTAATATAGTTTTTTCAATATGCATAAGAATCGACTAATACGTGCACAGGTTATTCTAATAACCTTGGAACCAAGGACTAATGAAATACAGATGCATAATGATCGAATGTGCAGTAGGTTAACACCATTCTGCGACAAATTTGATTTAGTATCCAATTATTTTCATTATTTGAAGATAACTTTTGCATTTAAGCTTTCATCTATGCCTTTCCAGCTTCTTGTAACCTGAAATGAAAGGAAAAAATTGAACTACCCAATTATACAGTGGTACAAGTCAATTATACAATTATCTACTGACAAAATAAAGTCCTTAATAGCATATCAGAGCTGCAAATCATTTCTTAAAAATAAGAATGATATAAAAATGTATTTCAAAGTGGCTTCTTAGCAGAAACTAGTAATGAAGTCGACTTTGACAATAACATATATGTATGAGAGAACATGGACACAGCCaagttaatttaaaaaaaattacaaaatacaGGTTGCATATGAATCCCTAAATACCAATCAGGTATGATTTGATAAGAACTGACCTTTCAGGTGGTGAACTTCTAACTCTGTACATAAGAGCGGAAAGCACTTCAGCCTGTCTTGTGCAGAACCAAAAAGACAATATTCACACATGAAGTTAGAACGATGAAAATCCAAATTGAACAAAACAGGAAAAAAGTAAACATGTCCAACTACTTCTGGCTATATGAATACGGAAAATCATCTAAGAGATTGAaactaatatttaattttatgtttctctTGCACAAACAatttaatgtgttatttttttcCATTTTACTCTTTTGCATACCATTTTTTTCTACCTAAATTCAACCTAAAATTATGTGCATCTTAAATAAGACAGATGTTGACCTAAATAAGACAAAGAAAAAAGCTTAGCAACCCAGGGAAAACGCAAAGGAATAACAAGTATACAACAGTAAGGAGAAGGTAATTAAATCCCCTTTTTATATTCCCAAAAAAAATTGTGATTAAAGCTTCCATTCTTAAATTGAAAAATCAACTAATAGAGACAAGTGAATTGCCGCGTATTGTAATACTTGCAGATGGTACATAACATTCTATTGGCAGCATAGACAAAGTAATTTCCCAAAGAAAAGTATGAGATCTCATTGCTCATGAATAAGAATTCAGACATAATATCAAAGAGAAATAGGATGTATAAATCAGGACACTAGTAAATCAGATTGAAGCAATATGAGGGTATACTAAATCAGCAGGGGATATCTTACTTTAAACATATGGAAGAAGAGATCATTTAACAGAGCCACAGGAGTGTGGAAAGCTTCGGCCTGGACATGTGCCACCTTGCTCATCTCTTCTCCCACCTTGGCCATCCTCCTCACTCCCCATCCGAACTCCCTCAG of Musa acuminata AAA Group cultivar baxijiao chromosome BXJ2-3, Cavendish_Baxijiao_AAA, whole genome shotgun sequence contains these proteins:
- the LOC135608013 gene encoding GCN5-related N-acetyltransferase 10, chloroplastic-like, with the protein product MANLSASPATSILSKGFPHDPVQKSRFTCRTPAPSRRLCLRSSQKCRLGHGGRSGARERLLGRRFVGCSSTAGEVGVVSEDESGKAGVGDGQDKYLLREFGWGVRRMAKVGEEMSKVAHVQAEAFHTPVALLNDLFFHMFKAEVLSALMYRVRSSPPERYACLVAESASAHNSLWEPLKEIVGVVDVTVQRDEDVLCHIQGEQEYLYISGIAVLTKFRRQKIATVLLKACDVLSALWGFSYLALRAHEDDFGAQRLYSNAGYKVVSRDPIWITWIGKKQRVLMVKPSPFYKTDFI